From a region of the Candidatus Rhabdochlamydia sp. T3358 genome:
- a CDS encoding IS982 family transposase, protein METLIELYCSVDDFWKDFNKQWEQHLITKGKSLRGPKAEMSIPEMMTISILFHQSNYRNFKHFYCSHVMIYLHKEFPTLISYSRFVYLLKNLFIPLFAYLLHNKGTITGVSFIDSTKIQVCHNKRIRRNKVFAKFAKMGKTGAGWFFGVKLHLIINEVGEILAFQLTPGNASDVSVAEVLSQGITGNLYGDKGYISEKLGKKLMDKGLQLFTNLRSKMKNKFMNLRDKILLRKRVIIETVNDQLKNISQIEHTRHRSVSNFLVNTLCGIAAYMRQPKKPRIRMSDKESLGLVTS, encoded by the coding sequence ATGGAAACGCTTATTGAATTATACTGCTCTGTGGATGATTTTTGGAAGGATTTCAACAAGCAATGGGAGCAACATTTAATTACCAAAGGCAAATCTCTAAGAGGACCTAAAGCAGAAATGTCTATTCCTGAAATGATGACAATATCTATTTTATTTCATCAATCAAACTACAGGAATTTCAAACACTTCTATTGCAGCCACGTTATGATTTATCTTCATAAGGAGTTTCCTACGCTTATTAGCTATAGCAGATTTGTCTACCTTCTAAAAAATCTTTTCATCCCCCTATTTGCTTATCTTTTACATAATAAAGGTACAATTACTGGAGTTAGTTTTATCGATTCAACGAAGATACAAGTTTGCCATAACAAAAGGATTAGAAGAAATAAAGTTTTTGCAAAATTTGCAAAAATGGGAAAAACAGGAGCAGGATGGTTCTTTGGAGTGAAACTTCATTTAATCATTAATGAAGTAGGAGAAATCCTCGCTTTTCAACTAACTCCTGGAAATGCATCGGATGTTTCTGTAGCTGAGGTTTTGTCACAGGGAATCACCGGAAACCTCTATGGAGATAAAGGGTATATTTCAGAGAAATTAGGAAAAAAATTAATGGATAAAGGCTTACAATTATTCACAAATTTACGGTCTAAAATGAAAAATAAGTTCATGAATCTCAGAGATAAAATACTACTGCGTAAAAGAGTTATTATTGAAACTGTAAATGATCAACTTAAAAATATATCCCAGATTGAGCACACAAGGCATAGATCAGTGAGTAACTTTTTGGTTAATACTCTTTGTGGAATTGCAGCTTATATGAGGCAACCTAAAAAACCTCGTATTAGAATGTCTGATAAGGAAAGTTTAGGGCTAGTTACCAGCTAG